A genome region from Mercenaria mercenaria strain notata chromosome 11, MADL_Memer_1, whole genome shotgun sequence includes the following:
- the LOC123531576 gene encoding tubulin alpha-1 chain — protein sequence MRECISIHVGQAGVQIGNACWELYCLEHGIQPDGQMPSDKTIGGGDDSFNTFFSETGAGKHVPRAVFVDLEPTVVDEVRTGTYRQLFHPEQLITGKEDAANNYARGHYTIGKEIVDLVLDRIRKLADQCTGLQGFLIFHSFGGGTGSGFTSLLMERLSVDYGKKSKLEFAIYPAPQIATAVVEPYNSILTTHTTLEHSDCAFMVDNEAIYDICRRNLDIERPTYTNLNRLIGQIVSSITASLRFDGALNVDLTEFQTNLVPYPRIHFPLATYAPVISAEKAYHEQLSVAEITNACFEPANQMVKCDPRHGKYMACCMLYRGDVVPKDVNAAIATIKTKRTIQFVDWCPTGFKVGINYQPPTVVPGGDLAKVQRAVCMLSNTTAIAEAWARLDHKFDLMYAKRAFVH from the exons ATG CGTGAATGTATCTCTATCCACGTCGGACAGGCCGGAGTCCAGATCGGTAATGCCTGCTGGGAGTTGTACTGTCTCGAGCACGGTATCCAGCCTGACGGTCAGATGCCAAGTGACAAGACCATCGGAGGCGGTGATGATTCTTTCAACACCTTCTTCAGCGAGACCGGCGCTGGCAAGCACGTGCCTAGAGCTGTCTTCGTCGACTTGGAACCAACCGTAGTCG ATGAGGTCCGTACCGGCACCTACCGTCAGTTGTTCCACCCTGAGCAGCTCATCACCGGCAAGGAAGATGCCGCCAACAACTACGCTCGTGGTCACTACACCATTGGTAAGGAAATCGTCGACCTTGTTCTCGACAGAATCCGTAAATTGGCTGATCAGTGTACCGGTCTCCAGGGATTCCTCATCTTCCACTCCTTCGGTGGTGGTACCGGATCTGGTTTCACCTCCCTCCTCATGGAACGTCTCTCAGTCGACTACGGAAAGAAATCCAAGCTGGAATTCGCCATCTACCCAGCTCCACAGATCGCCACTGCCGTCGTTGAGCCATACAACTCCATCTTGACCACCCACACCACCCTGGAACACTCCGACTGCGCCTTCATGGTCGACAACGAGGCTATCTACGATATCTGCCGTCGTAACTTGGACATCGAGAGACCAACCTACACCAACTTGAACAGACTGATTGGCCAGATCGTCTCCTCCATCACTGCCTCTCTGAGATTCGATGGTGCCCTCAACGTCGACTTGACAGAATTCCAGACCAACTTGGTACCATACCCACGTATCCACTTCCCTCTCGCCACATACGCCCCAGTCATCTCCGCCGAGAAGGCCTACCACGAGCAACTCTCCGTTGCCGAAATCACCAACGCCTGCTTCGAGCCAGCCAACCAGATGGTGAAATGCGACCCACGTCACGGCAAGTACATGGCTTGCTGCATGTTGTACCGTGGTGACGTCGTCCCCAAGGATGTCAACGCTGCCATCGCTACCATCAAGACGAAGAGAACCATCCAGTTCGTCGACTGGTGTCCAACTGGTTTCAAGGTCGGAATCAACTACCAGCCACCAACTGTTGTGCCTGGTGGTGATCTCGCCAAGGTCCAGCGTGCCGTGTGCATGTTGAGCAACACCACTGCCATCGCCGAGGCTTGGGCTCGTCTTGACCACAAGTTCGACTTGATGTACGCCAAGAGAGCTTTCGTCCACTGA